The genomic segment TATCCTGTTAATTAAACGGTGCAAAGTTAAGGGTTTATTTTCAGATTTGTAGCGAAGTAGTGTAAAAAAACAGCATGAATGCTTGACATTCCGCTTTTTATTACTTATATTTGTGATGTGCTTTTAAAACTAATTTTTTGTTTGTAATACAAATAATGGCTAAATTAATTCAATAGGATTTTACAAAGAAGATTTTTTAGGATATTGCAAGGGATGTAATCTGTGAAGATCACATCCCTTTTTTTGTATGTTTCCTGTCGGAGGCGCTTCAATTTGTATGTTTTTCTGATAATGGGCACAACCTCTTTTCAAAAGCCCTGTATAAGGCCTTTGGGGAGATTTACTAAAACTCGGACGGAGATTTACTAAATCTTTCCTTTCATTTTAGTAAATCTCCCCAAAGGTTTCAGTAAATCTTCTTTCGGGTATTATAAAAGCCTGTCTCATTGTATAGAAAAAGGAAAGCATTATCTTTGTGCGTAATTTATAAGCGGTGTATGCATACAACGAAGAACTATATTTATCATCTCATAGCCATTCTTACCGTAGGGATATGGGGACTGACGTTTATTTCTACAAAAGTATTGATAGAGCATGGACTTTCTCCGCAGGAGATATTTTTGCTTCGTTTTCTGATGGCTTATCTGGGAATTTGGTTTATCTCTCCGCGCAAACTGTTTGCCGATAATTGGAAAGATGAACTTTGGTTGCTGTGGGGCGGCGTTACGGGCGGTTCTTTCTACTTCTTTACGGAGAATACGGCATTGGAAATCACACTGGCCACCAATGTGGCTTTTATTGTTTGTACGGCTCCGCTGCTCACCACTATTTTGTCCTTGCTGATCTATAAAAAAGAAAAAGCCACCGCCGGACTGGTGGGCGGTTCCCTGCTGGCGCTGGTGGGGGTGGCGTTGGTGGTCTATAACGGCCATTTCATATTGAAGATTCCACCGCTTGGCGATTTCCTGACTCTTCTTGCCGCCTTCTCCTGGGCGTTCTACAGCCTGATAATGAAAAAAATGTCCGGGCGTTATCGTACGACTTTCATTACCCGCAAGATTTTCTTCTACGGAATACTGACTATTCTTCCCGCTTTTATCCTTCATCCCTGGCAATTTTCTCTTTCCGGACTTTGGCAGCCGGCGGTTTGGATGAACCTTCTTTTTCTGGGTGTACTTGCTTCTCTGGTTTGCTTTGTGGTGTGGAACATCATTTTGAAGCAATTGGGTACGGTGCGGGCTTCCAACTACATTTATTTGAATCCGCTTTTCACGCTGATAGGTTCCGCTGTCCTGCTGGACGAACAGTTCACCGTAATGTCACTCATGGGAGCCATGCTCATATTGGGCGGTGTGTATTGGGCGGGAAAGAGATAAAGGGGAAAGAGGAGACCCATGGGCATAAAAAAAGGAGTACCGCTGTACTCCAACCTTTGTTAACCTTAAATCTAATACTATGAAAAACACATTGCAAAGGTACGGACTTTTTGGAAATCTCCAAATAAAGCAAATAAAAAAGTGTGTTTTATAACATGTTTTAGTAAAATTCCCCACTTTGTTAAGGCTTGCTAAGGATTTAAAGCCCCGTTCTGTGTATTTTCTAAAAAAGGATTATCTTTGTCCTGACTAATCAGATTACATTAAATTCTAAAAAGATACCATTGTGAATGAAGATATTGTCCTTACCCCGATGATGAAGCAGTTCCTTGATTTGAAGGCAAAACATCCTGATGCCGTCATGCTGTTTCGTTGTGGTGACTTCTATGAGACTTATTCCACCGATGCCATTGTAGCTGCCGAGATATTGGGCATTACTTTGACGAAGCGTGCCAATGGCAAAGGGAAAACAATCGAAATGGCGGGATTTCCTCACCATGCGCTCGATACGTATCTGCCCAAACTGATACGTGCGGGTAAACGCGTAGCCATTTGTGACCAGCTGGAAGATCCGAAGCTCACCAAAAAGCTGGTGAAACGCGGCATCACCGAATTGGTGACTCCGGGTGTGTCCATCAACGACAATGTGCTGAACTACCGGGAGAATAACTTCCTTGCCGCCGTTCACTTCGGTAAGGGTGCCTGCGGAGTGTCATTCCTGGATATTTCCACCGGTGAGTTCCTGACAGCGGAAGGACCTTTCGATTACGTCGATAAGTTGTTGAATAATTTTGCCCCGAAAGAAGTGCTTTTTGAGCGTGGCCGCCGGGGAATGTTTGAAGGCAATTTCGGCAGCAAATTCTTTACGTTCGAGTTGGACGACTGGGTGTTTACGGAGACCACCGCCCGCGAGAAACTGCTGAAACACTTCGAAGTCAAGAACCTGAAAGGATTTGGGGTGGAACATCTCAAGAATGGCATCATTGCTTCGGGGGCTGTCTTGCAGTATCTCATTATGACGCAGCATACCCAGATAGGGCACATCACTTCGTTGGCCCGCATAGAGGAAGACAAGTACGTCCGTCTGGATAAGTTTACGGTGCGCAGTCTCGAATTGATGGGCAGCATGAACGACGGCGGCAGCAGTCTGTTGAATGTGATAGACAGGACTATCAGCCCGATGGGAGCCCGTTTGTTGAAGCGCTGGATGGTGTTTCCCCTGAAAGACGTACAGCCCATTAACGAACGGTTGAACGTAGTGGAATACTTCTTCCGCAAACCCGACTTCAAGGAGCTGATCGAAGAACAGCTGCATCTGATAGGAGATTTGGAACGCATCATTTCCAAAGTAGCCGTAGGGCGCGTTTCTCCGCGCGAAGTGGTTGCCCTGAAGGTGGCATTGCAGGCTGTTGAACCTATCAAGGAAGCCTGTATGGATGCAGATAATGCCAGTCTGAACCACATCGGCGAACAACTGAATATCTGCCGGTCCATTCGCGACCGCATTGACAAGGAGGTCAACAACGATCCTCCGTTGCTTATTAATAAAGGCGGCGTGATAAAATCGGGCGTGAATGCCGGGTTGGACGAGTTGCGCCAAATAGCCTATTCCGGCAAGGATTATCTCTTGCAGGTGCAGCAACGTGAAAGTGAACTGACGGGTATTCCCAGTCTGAAGATAGGGTATAATAATGTCTTTGGCTATTATATCGAAGTGCGCAATGTGCACAAGGATAAAGTGCCGCAGGAGTGGATCCGCAAGCAGACCTTGGTCAATGCCGAACGTTACATTACGCAGGAATTGAAAGAGTATGAAGAGAAAATACTCGGCGCTGAGGACAAGATTCTGGTGTTGGAAACGCAACTTTATACGGAGCTGGTGCAGTCTTTGAGCGAATTTATTCCTGCCATTCAGATTAATGCAAATCAGATAGCGCGTCTGGACTGTCTGCTTTCGTTTGCCACCGCCGCCCGCGAAAACAATTATATCCGTCCGGTAATTTCCGACGATGAGGTTTTGGAGATACATCAGGGACGCCATCCGGTCATTGAGAAGCAACTTCCCATAGGCGAGAAATACATAGCCAACGATGTGATGCTGGACAGCAGTACGCAACAGATAATCATCATCACCGGTCCTAATATGGCGGGTAAGTCTGCATTGCTCCGCCAAACCGCCTTGATCACGCTTATGGCGCAGATCGGCAGTTTCGTTCCGGCGGAAAGCGCACACATCGGTCTGGTGGACAAGATATTTACCCGCGTGGGTGCCAGCGACAACATTTCCGTAGGCGAATCTACGTTTATGGTGGAGATGAACGAGGCGGCGGACATCTTGAACAATCTCTCCTCCCGCAGTCTGGTGCTCTTTGATGAGTTGGGGCGCGGCACTTCCACTTACGACGGCATTTCCATTGCATGGGCCATTGTGGAATACATCCACGAACATCCTCGTGCCAAGGCCCGTACGCTGTTTGCCACGCACTATCACGAACTGAATGAAATGGAGAAGTCCTTCAAACGCATCAAGAACTATAATGTGTCGGTGAAGGAAATCGATAATAAAGTCATTTTCCTGCGTAAACTGGAACGGGGTGGCAGCGAACACTCTTTCGGTATTCATGTGGCTAAAATGGCGGGTATGCCCAAAAGTATCGTGAAACGTGCCGCTGACATTTTGAAGCAACTTGAGACGGACAACCGTCAACAGGGTGTATCAAGCAAACCTATGGCCGAAGTGGGAGAGATGCGTGGCGGCATGCAGCTCAGCTTCTTCCAGCTTGATGACCCGATACTGTGCCAAATACGTGATGAGATACTGAATCTGGACGTAAATAACCTGACGCCGCTTGAAGCGTTGAACAAGCTGAATGACATCAAGCGGATAGTAAAAGGGAAGTAGCCTGTGTGGTATGGATTTAGCGGCAAGGCATGAAACCTTCAGTTTCCTTGGATGGACTGCCGGTTTCATGCCTTGAAGTTTTTTTATTGCCGGAGGATATTATTTTCCTGCCGTTTTCTTGCCGTAGAAACACATGAAGTAAATTCCGATAAGTATGAACGGAACACTGAGCCATTGCCCCATATTCAGCGCCATTGTCTTTTCAAAATCCACTTGGTCTTCTTTCAGGAACTCGATGAAGAAGCGGAAGACGAATATCTCCGTCAGGCAGAGACCGAAGAAGAAGCCGCGATGATAGGGTAGGGAGGCTACTGCTTGCACTGCGGTGGACTTTGCCTTGGTGGTGCTGAAGTCTGTTTCAAGTTTGCTTTCCTGCTTCTTCTGTCCGCGTTTGTACAGGTAGACCATGCCCAGGAAGAAGATAAAATAAGCTATTGCTTCGTAGAGCTGTGCCGGATGGCGGGGCAGCATATCTACGCGTTCGAATACAAATGCCCAGGGGACATTGGTCGGCATACCGATTATTTCGGAGTTCATCAGGTTGGCAAGGCGGATGCAGCAGGCGGTGATAGGAGTGGCAACGGCTATCATGTCCAGTACGTCCATATAGTGCATCTTTGTCTTGCGGCAGTACATCCAGAGGGAGATAATCAATCCCAGCGTGCCGCCATGACTGGCAAGCCCTTCGTATCCCGTCCATTTCCAACCGCCGTCCGGCAGGAACTTTACGGGGAGTATCATTTCCCAGAAGTGGTTCAGGTAATAGTCCGGCTGATAGAACAGGCAGTGTCCTAATCTCGCCCCTATCAGGATGCCGAAGAAGCAATAAAAGAACAGCGGTTCGAACGTCTTTTCGTCGATTTTCCGGTCATGGTACTGACGGTGTACTATCGCATAGGCAAGAGCAATACCGACAACCCATAACAGGCCGTAATAACGGATTGGAATACTTCCGAAAAGGTTGAACAGCTCCGGATCAGGATTCCAGTTGATAGAGAGGAGAGTTGGTATATTCATAAGTAATTAAAATTAGTTTATGTCATTGGGTGTCGTCGTTCGGAGCGTAGCAAAGAATCTGCTCTTTTTGTGTATGTGTGGCAAGGAAAAGATTTTGCACCACGTTCTGAATGACAAAGATAATATAAGATAATTGGACAAAGGTATAAAATTATTTGAATTTCTCTGCTACCATTCTGTATGTAGGAATCTCAATTCCCTGTTCTTCGGCTGCCGTAATCATATCGAACAGTAATCCCTGCACTTCGCTTTGATGTCCTTTTGCCATATCTTTTTGCATGGAAGCGGTACTTTCGGGAGCCAGTTTGTCGATTACTTTGAGATTATATTCCACCATATCTTCCTTGAACTCAATGCCCAGCTTTTGTCCCAATGCAGCGCTTTCCTGCGAAAGTCCGATAAAGGTGTCGCGTATCCTGCCGGGTTTTTGCACTTCACCCATGGGCACGTCATAGTAAGCGCCTGTTACTGCCATGGCCGAAATGAAAGACCATTTTACGAAAGTATCCCGGTTGATGTCGGGAGATATCTCAGCTTTGATGCCGCTTTCCTGCAAGTCATGTTGTACGGCTTCCAATGTTTCACGAGGAACAATCGTGTTTTTGTGTGCTCCGTAGACCAGGCGGAATATCTTTCCCATCTGTGTGATCTCTCCTTTGCCGGAAACAAATCCTACGATGTAGATGCAACCGTCCAATACCGTTACACCGGGAACCAGCCGTTGGATGCGGGGACCGGTTCCGTAGACATTGAGAATGGGGATGACCACCGTATCTTTATGTGCGGCGCATTTGATTAATTCTGTAATGGAGTCTACGGAATAGCCCTTGACGCATACAAAGATAACATCTGCCTTGAAGTGGGCTGATGAGGAAGCGAGGGCTGTGTATTCTTCTGTGGTATAAGCGGGTATCTTCAGTGTATGTTCACCTTTCAAGTCGGAGTGTAACCGCAAACCATGCTCATGTATAGCGGCAAGATGCTCGCCGCGTGCGATGCAAGTAACGTTCTTTCCTGCCAATGCAAGGAAAGCGGCAATGCTTCCGCCTACTCCGCCTGTGCCTGCAATGAGGTATTTCAGATTACTGTTTGTCATTTGTAGCATATTGATGTGATTATAAAAAATGAGCTGCCAGGAATCTCCGGACAGCTCACAATGGATGTTTTTTATACGTTGAAGCGGAAGTGCATGATGTCTCCGTCCTGCACTACGTATTCCTTGCCTTCCACGCCCAGTTTTCCGGCTTCGCGTACGGCGGCTTCGCTGCCATACTTGATGTAGTCTTCGTATTTGATGACTTCGGCGCGGATGAAACCTTTCTCAAAGTCTGTATGGATGACACCGGCGCATTGCGGAGCTTTCCAGCCTTTACGGTAGGTCCATGCCTTTACTTCCATTTCGCCGGCGGTGATGAAGGTTTCAAGGTTCAGCAGGCTATAAATGGCTTTAATCAGTCGGTTGCAGCCACTTTCTTTCAGGCCGAGGTCTTCGAGGAACATTTGTTTCTCTTCGTAAGTTTCCAGTTCGGCAATGTCGGCTTCGGTCTGGGCGGAGATTATGATGAGTTGGGCATCTTCACCCTGAATGGCCTGACGTACTTGCTCCACATACTGATTGCCGCTTGCGGCGCTTGTATCGTCCACGTTGCAGACGTAAAGTACTGGTTTGGTGGTAAGCAGGAACATCTGTTTGGCGCATTGCTCCTCATCATCGTTTTGCGGTATTACGGTGCGGGCGCTCTGTCCCTGTTCCAGTGCATCTTTGTAACGGAGCAGGAGTTCGTATTCCACTTTTGCCAATTTGTCGCCACCTACTTTTGCTATTTTTTCCACGCGCTTGATGCGGTTTTCTACTGTATCGAGGTCTTTGAGCTGGAGTTCGGTATCAATGATTTCCTTGTCGCGTACAGGATCCACGCTTCCGTCCACGTGAACGATATTGCCATTATCGAAACAACGCAACACATGAATAATGGCGTCGCACTCGCGGATGTTGCCTAAGAACTGATTACCCAATCCTTCACCTTTGCTGGCGCCTTTCACCAGTCCGGCAATATCGACAATGTCGCATACGGCGGGCACGATACGCCCCGGATGAACGATTTCGGCAAGTTTGGTCAGTCGTTCGTCGGGTACGGACACTTGGCCCATTTGAGCGTCGATAGTACAAAAAGGAAAGTTTGCCGCCTGTGCTTTTGCGCTGGACAGACAGTTGAAAAGAGTGGATTTCCCCACGTTGGGCAGTCCCACTATACCTGCTTTTAATGCCATAAGTATATCTTGTTTTTTAATTATTATTCAGCTAATTGGCTGCAAAGATAGTCTTTTATCTTTTCTCTTCTTCGAACATTTGGTGAAAAATGCTTCTTAGACGCACTTCATCCGCTATAATGGCCTGCAACTCTTTCAACTGCCGGGCGTTCTTTGAGTGGGGAAACCAAAGTTTCAGATAGCCGCCGGGAGCATACTTTTCCATCAGATGATCGTAGAAACGTTGGTAGTGCCATGTTTCGTCGGCTGCAGGGTTTTGCTTTAGCCCGTATTGTACGGTACGGCGCAACGTGGTGTCCGGATCTATGATACGGTCGGCTTCGGCTACGATTTTGCCATAGATACTGCGTGGTTCATGGTCGGTGGAGGCCCGGTGGTCTTCTACGGCCTCACGCATAATTTCTATTTCTTCTTTGCCGAACCATTGCAGGAGGTTGGCATCCTCCGCTATGATTTCTCCTGAAACAAGGTGATGTGTGGCGCGGTCCCGGCAAAGTCCTGTATCATGATAGGCCGCTATGGTATATGCGAGGCGTTCGTCTGCTTCAGGATAAAGTTTGGCAAGGGCGAGGCTTTCTTCAATGACTGCCTGCACATGCGAAAGGTTATGTGCCTTGTCAAATTGCTCGTACCGGGGGATAATCTCTGTCTCAATGTAGAGGATAAGTGCCTGGGGTATCATGTTTCATATTCTTTATTGAAAGACAAAAATACAAAAAGAGCCGGATACATTGCGTATCTTGGCTCTTTAGTTTATAGAAAGGTTTTGGGTTGTAAAGTATCTTTAAGAGAGAATGGATGTATTTTACATGTTAGGGTTATCCATTGTAATAGTCATTTCAGGAATGAGGACGTATGTGCCTTTTTTATTGTTCCACTTATAATAGGTAGTGGTAACCGACTTTCCTTGATAAGCGTAG from the Bacteroides eggerthii genome contains:
- the lgt gene encoding prolipoprotein diacylglyceryl transferase — its product is MNIPTLLSINWNPDPELFNLFGSIPIRYYGLLWVVGIALAYAIVHRQYHDRKIDEKTFEPLFFYCFFGILIGARLGHCLFYQPDYYLNHFWEMILPVKFLPDGGWKWTGYEGLASHGGTLGLIISLWMYCRKTKMHYMDVLDMIAVATPITACCIRLANLMNSEIIGMPTNVPWAFVFERVDMLPRHPAQLYEAIAYFIFFLGMVYLYKRGQKKQESKLETDFSTTKAKSTAVQAVASLPYHRGFFFGLCLTEIFVFRFFIEFLKEDQVDFEKTMALNMGQWLSVPFILIGIYFMCFYGKKTAGK
- a CDS encoding DMT family transporter encodes the protein MHTTKNYIYHLIAILTVGIWGLTFISTKVLIEHGLSPQEIFLLRFLMAYLGIWFISPRKLFADNWKDELWLLWGGVTGGSFYFFTENTALEITLATNVAFIVCTAPLLTTILSLLIYKKEKATAGLVGGSLLALVGVALVVYNGHFILKIPPLGDFLTLLAAFSWAFYSLIMKKMSGRYRTTFITRKIFFYGILTILPAFILHPWQFSLSGLWQPAVWMNLLFLGVLASLVCFVVWNIILKQLGTVRASNYIYLNPLFTLIGSAVLLDEQFTVMSLMGAMLILGGVYWAGKR
- a CDS encoding ketopantoate reductase family protein, which gives rise to MTNSNLKYLIAGTGGVGGSIAAFLALAGKNVTCIARGEHLAAIHEHGLRLHSDLKGEHTLKIPAYTTEEYTALASSSAHFKADVIFVCVKGYSVDSITELIKCAAHKDTVVIPILNVYGTGPRIQRLVPGVTVLDGCIYIVGFVSGKGEITQMGKIFRLVYGAHKNTIVPRETLEAVQHDLQESGIKAEISPDINRDTFVKWSFISAMAVTGAYYDVPMGEVQKPGRIRDTFIGLSQESAALGQKLGIEFKEDMVEYNLKVIDKLAPESTASMQKDMAKGHQSEVQGLLFDMITAAEEQGIEIPTYRMVAEKFK
- the ychF gene encoding redox-regulated ATPase YchF produces the protein MALKAGIVGLPNVGKSTLFNCLSSAKAQAANFPFCTIDAQMGQVSVPDERLTKLAEIVHPGRIVPAVCDIVDIAGLVKGASKGEGLGNQFLGNIRECDAIIHVLRCFDNGNIVHVDGSVDPVRDKEIIDTELQLKDLDTVENRIKRVEKIAKVGGDKLAKVEYELLLRYKDALEQGQSARTVIPQNDDEEQCAKQMFLLTTKPVLYVCNVDDTSAASGNQYVEQVRQAIQGEDAQLIIISAQTEADIAELETYEEKQMFLEDLGLKESGCNRLIKAIYSLLNLETFITAGEMEVKAWTYRKGWKAPQCAGVIHTDFEKGFIRAEVIKYEDYIKYGSEAAVREAGKLGVEGKEYVVQDGDIMHFRFNV
- a CDS encoding HD domain-containing protein, encoding MIPQALILYIETEIIPRYEQFDKAHNLSHVQAVIEESLALAKLYPEADERLAYTIAAYHDTGLCRDRATHHLVSGEIIAEDANLLQWFGKEEIEIMREAVEDHRASTDHEPRSIYGKIVAEADRIIDPDTTLRRTVQYGLKQNPAADETWHYQRFYDHLMEKYAPGGYLKLWFPHSKNARQLKELQAIIADEVRLRSIFHQMFEEEKR
- the mutS gene encoding DNA mismatch repair protein MutS; amino-acid sequence: MNEDIVLTPMMKQFLDLKAKHPDAVMLFRCGDFYETYSTDAIVAAEILGITLTKRANGKGKTIEMAGFPHHALDTYLPKLIRAGKRVAICDQLEDPKLTKKLVKRGITELVTPGVSINDNVLNYRENNFLAAVHFGKGACGVSFLDISTGEFLTAEGPFDYVDKLLNNFAPKEVLFERGRRGMFEGNFGSKFFTFELDDWVFTETTAREKLLKHFEVKNLKGFGVEHLKNGIIASGAVLQYLIMTQHTQIGHITSLARIEEDKYVRLDKFTVRSLELMGSMNDGGSSLLNVIDRTISPMGARLLKRWMVFPLKDVQPINERLNVVEYFFRKPDFKELIEEQLHLIGDLERIISKVAVGRVSPREVVALKVALQAVEPIKEACMDADNASLNHIGEQLNICRSIRDRIDKEVNNDPPLLINKGGVIKSGVNAGLDELRQIAYSGKDYLLQVQQRESELTGIPSLKIGYNNVFGYYIEVRNVHKDKVPQEWIRKQTLVNAERYITQELKEYEEKILGAEDKILVLETQLYTELVQSLSEFIPAIQINANQIARLDCLLSFATAARENNYIRPVISDDEVLEIHQGRHPVIEKQLPIGEKYIANDVMLDSSTQQIIIITGPNMAGKSALLRQTALITLMAQIGSFVPAESAHIGLVDKIFTRVGASDNISVGESTFMVEMNEAADILNNLSSRSLVLFDELGRGTSTYDGISIAWAIVEYIHEHPRAKARTLFATHYHELNEMEKSFKRIKNYNVSVKEIDNKVIFLRKLERGGSEHSFGIHVAKMAGMPKSIVKRAADILKQLETDNRQQGVSSKPMAEVGEMRGGMQLSFFQLDDPILCQIRDEILNLDVNNLTPLEALNKLNDIKRIVKGK